A genomic window from Candidatus Pelagisphaera phototrophica includes:
- a CDS encoding Dabb family protein: MLVHTVLFKFTPESSDAQIEACADDARNLLAKIEAVHSLYIGAPADTEVRPVSVRDYGLMLTVLFESIADHDVYQTHPLHDEFIANNKDSWSRVAVHDAE; the protein is encoded by the coding sequence ATGCTTGTTCACACTGTTTTATTCAAATTCACTCCCGAATCTTCCGATGCCCAGATCGAGGCATGCGCTGATGACGCTCGCAACCTTCTTGCGAAAATAGAGGCCGTCCACTCGCTTTACATTGGCGCTCCAGCGGATACTGAAGTGAGACCCGTGAGTGTTCGCGATTATGGTTTGATGTTGACCGTCCTTTTCGAGTCGATTGCCGATCACGACGTTTACCAAACACATCCTTTGCACGACGAATTCATCGCCAATAACAAGGATAGCTGGTCGAGGGTAGCAGTGCACGACGCGGAGTAG
- a CDS encoding HNH endonuclease yields MEVALTEPVLVLNRLWQAVNVIAAKRAFSLLASGHASVVYEENEDFQIFDMMDWVDFSQYNQPVSEMKIVHTVRYSIRVPKIILLSIFDKVPKKELKLTRKNVFERDKYQCQYCGKRLPSEELNLDHVIPRHYGGKTTWENIVCSCVKCNSRKANRLPHEASMRLTRKPSKPQWRPVISIAARGRKHDEWKHFIDVAYWNVELES; encoded by the coding sequence ATGGAAGTTGCCCTAACAGAACCTGTGCTCGTTCTTAATCGGTTATGGCAAGCCGTGAATGTGATCGCCGCAAAGCGAGCCTTTTCTTTACTCGCTTCGGGTCACGCAAGTGTTGTTTACGAGGAAAACGAGGATTTTCAAATCTTTGACATGATGGATTGGGTCGACTTTTCCCAATACAACCAGCCCGTTTCCGAGATGAAAATCGTTCACACGGTGCGATATTCGATCCGGGTGCCCAAGATCATTCTGCTTTCGATTTTTGACAAAGTTCCCAAGAAAGAGCTGAAATTGACCCGGAAGAACGTCTTCGAGCGGGACAAGTATCAATGCCAGTATTGTGGCAAAAGGCTACCTTCGGAGGAGCTAAACCTAGACCATGTGATCCCACGGCATTATGGAGGGAAAACGACTTGGGAGAACATCGTCTGCTCCTGCGTGAAATGCAATTCGAGAAAGGCGAATCGTTTGCCCCATGAAGCGAGTATGCGTCTCACTCGGAAACCTTCCAAGCCGCAGTGGCGTCCGGTGATTAGCATAGCGGCTCGAGGTAGGAAGCACGATGAGTGGAAGCATTTTATCGACGTCGCTTACTGGAACGTTGAGCTTGAAA